From Corvus cornix cornix isolate S_Up_H32 chromosome 17, ASM73873v5, whole genome shotgun sequence, the proteins below share one genomic window:
- the CRB2 gene encoding protein crumbs homolog 2 isoform X1, which translates to MGTNCELLYDACIKHDCPAHMTCTRTPGLLEYECVCMPGSAGADCDSVDECESSPCTDPRFECVDSTMGYTCRCQPGPSGEGCQTESSVCSSRPCLNNGTCVEAPGGYRCLCQPGFSGAACGDDIDECASGPCRNGAICRDRAGEYSCFCVPGFQGSNCEIDIDECASRPCRNHGTCLNHMDHYECRCAPGYTGVNCDTEIDECASDPCQNGALCNDHVGFYTCTCAPGYQGTQCEMDINECESQPCQNNGTCHDLINSYRCDCSDTGFEGAHCELDILECASDPCRNSATCLEGTKGYSCACWPGYTGQDCEEDVDECVTEPCHNGGLCLERSNPAHYGTQPHFPSNFSYSQAAGFLCQCQPGFTGETCFTNINECESQPCQNRGLCHDLVNGFLCQCLPGYSGVECAVNINECEEGPCKNGAVCEDGIADYSCHCAPGQDGITWGGKNCSVQLTGCQTHDCQNEALCIPTYQAESHGYLCQCQPGFYDATCSTPTTFSFASRGYLLVELPENSESRRGAGAASVSLRFRTTLPSAVLFYRGREAEYLFLELLDGILHAELKREDVGYSLLLEGLRVDDGQWHKVEVVVHSTVQLKLWHGSCEAGVCLQSSPVPPGTALIPQAFLNLYIGGAEDPMANNTRSQQGFVGCLEDLQVDTEAVLPADLPLGEKSPVKPGCDRTEWCLSQPCFHGGLCVDLWATFRCDCARPYGGPACSYEHPAATFGLENSTSFASFTLSDSLGADFNLSFFLRSRKPDGLLLQICNGTGPCLTLYLRDGQLSIEMSPMDTVTLPGNVADGRRHLVALSFQGGSVGALQSDTHVELGTLPAQALVAGSEVFIGGHPNPESAELWGGYFKGCLQDIQLNSHQIQFFQVENDSLPEELNRTQTGNLVNGCISDDTCKSEPCQNGGRCIVTWNDFHCSCPANFTGKFCEEKVWCESDPCPEATTCIDVVAGYVCLANATFNSYAAIEFTTNTSVTRTLSSLHMDFRTRDEDAVLLRAVEEVDSLQVAIKNSSLLVDIRSGNSIEGVSFLSPQPVTDGAWHSISVSMEEPAALSSRWLLCLDGSVNVTLQGSAGNLDFLKNNVLVVLAENFTGCLGRVQIGGIFLAFPAPRPYPQPEQFQRASPGSVQLGCSGADVCASSPCLNAGTCEDLFNSFRCSCSTGWAGQRCEANIDDCQPSPCVHGDCVDAVADFQCECFRGFIGKRCDINVDDCVRHQCLNGATCIDGVYGYSCKCPPQYSGPRCEWPFPPQQCGKNFTCLNGGRCVTESWGANCSCRPGFTGRNCQININECDPNPCQNGGTCQDSENRYECVCSASYTGERCDINKGTPGALFPSPLIEVAVPVACGSVLLLSIGLIFMILTARKRRQSEGTYSPSQQEVAGARLEMDSVLKVPPEERLI; encoded by the exons ATGGGCACAAACTGTGAACTCCTCTATGATGCTTGCATTAAACATGACTGTCCTGCCCACATGACCTGCACCCGGACTCCAGGACTCCTGGAATATGAATGTGTGTGTATGCCTGGCTCCGCAGGTGCTGACTGTGACAGTGTTGATGAGTGTGAGAGCAGCCCTTGCACAGACCCTCGATTTGAATGTGTGGATAGCACAATGGGATACACCTGTAGATGCCAGCCGGGCCCCAGTGGAGAAGGCTGCCAGACAGAAAGCTCCGTGTGCTCCAGCCGCCCCTGCCTGAACAACGGCACGTGTGTGGAAGCTCCGGGCGGGTACCGCTGCCTCTGCCAGCCCGGCTTCAGCGGGGCCGCGTGCGGGGACGACATCGACGAGTGCGCGTCAGGGCCGTGCCGGAACGGGGCCATCTGCAGGGACAGGGCGGGCGAGTACAGCTGCTTCTGCGTGCCCGGCTTCCAGGGCTCCAACTGCGAGATCGACATCGACGAGTGCGCGTCCCGGCCCTGCCGCAACCACGGCACCTGCCTCAACCACATGGACCACTACGAGTGCCGCTGCGCGCCCGGATACACAG gtGTGAACTGTGATACTGAAATAGATGAATGTGCTTCAGACCCTTGCCAGAATGGGGCCTTGTGCAATGATCATGTTGGGTTCTACACCTGCACCTGTGCACCAGGTTATCAAGGAACCCAGTGTGAGATGGACATCAATGAATGTGAGAGCCAGCCTTGCCAGAACAACGGGACATGTCATGACCTCATTAACAG CTACCGTTGTGACTGCAGTGACACCGGCTTCGAGGGGGCCCACTGCGAGCTGGACATCCTGGAGTGTGCCTCCGACCCCTGCCGCAACAGTGCCACGTGCCTGGAGGGAACCAAGGGCTacagctgtgcctgctggcCAG GTTACACTGGGCAGGACTGTGAGGAGGATGTGGATGAGTGTGTGACAGAGCCCTGTCACAACGGTGGCCTGTGCCTGGAGCGCTCCAACCCAGCCCATTACGGGACACAGCCCCACTTCCCCAGCAACTTCAGCTACAGCCAAGCAGCTGGGttcctgtgccagtgccagccaGGCTTTACAG GGGAGACCTGCTTTACCAACATCAACGAGTGCgagtcccagccctgccagaaCAGAGGGCTCTGCCATGACCTGGTGAATGGCTTCCTCTGCCAGTGCCTGCCTGGTTATTCAG GTGTGGAGTGTGCTGTTAACATCAATGAGTGTGAGGAGGGTCCCTGCAAGAATGGAGCTGTCTGTGAGGATGGCATTGCTGACTATTCCTGCCACTGTGCCCCTGGCCAGGATGGCATTACATGGGGAGGGAAGAACTGCTCTGTCCAGCTCACTGGGTGCCAGACACACGACTGCCAAAACGAGGCCTTGTGCATCCCAACTTACCAAGCTGAGAGCCACGGctacctgtgccagtgccagcctggTTTCTATGATGCCACATGCTCGACACCAACAAcgttttcctttgcttccagaGGGTATCTCCTCGTTGAGCTGCCCGAGAACAGTGAGAGCAGGAggggtgcaggagcagccagcgTGTCCCTCCGCTTCCGAACCACCTTGCCCAGCGCTGTCCTTTTTTACCGAGGCCGTGAAGCTGAGTACTTGTTCCTGGAGCTCTTGGATGGCATCCTGCATGCAGAGCTGAAGAGGGAGGATGTTGGGTACTCGCTGCTCCTGGAGGGGCTGAGAGTGGACGATGGCCAGTGGCATAAAGTAGAAGTTGTTGTGCACAGCACGGTGCAGCTGAAGCTCTGGCACGGCTCTTGTGAGGCCGGGGtctgcctgcagagctctcctgtcCCACCAGGCACTGCTTTGATCCCACAAGCCTTCCTGAATCTGTATATTGGAGGTGCTGAGGATCCAATGGCCAACAACACACGGAGCCAGCAAGGCTTTGTGGGCTGCTTGGAAGACTTGCAGGTGGACACTGAGGCTGTGCTGCCGGCGGATCTGCCGCTGGGGGAGAAGTCCCCAGTGAAGCCGGGCTGTGACCGCACTGAGTGgtgcctctcccagccctgcttccacGGAGGGCTCTGTGTGGACCTTTGGGCCACCTTCAGGTGTGACTGTGCCAGGCCCTACGGAGGCCCAGCTTGCTCGTATG aGCACCCAGCAGCAACATTTGGCTTAGAGAATTCCACCAGCTTTGCCTCTTTCACCCTTTCTGACAGCCTTGGTGCAGACTTCAacctctcctttttcctgcGGAGCCGGAAGCCCGACGGTTTGTTACTGCAGATCTGCAATGGGACAGGCCCCTGCCTCACCCTGTACCTGAGGGATGGCCAGCTGAGCATAGAGATGTCACCCATGGACACTGTGACCTTGCCAGGGAATGTGGCTGATGGGAGAAGGCATTTGGTAGCCCTGTCCTTCCAGGGAGGCTCTGTTGGTGCCCTGCAGTCAGACACACATGTGGAGCTGGGGACACTGCCAGCACAAGCCCTGGTAGCTGGCTCGGAAGTGTTTATTGGGGGGCACCCAAACCCCGAAAGTGCTGAGCTGTGGGGGGGCTATTTCAAGGGCTGTTTGCAGGACATCCAACTCAACAGCCACCAGATACAGTTTTTCCAGGTGGAGAATGACAGTCTGCCAGAGGAACTCAATAGGACTCAGACTGGAAATCTTGTGAATGGCTGCATCTCTGATGATACCTGCAAG tctgaGCCATGTCAGAATGGTGGCAGATGCATTGTCACTTGGAATGATTTCCATTGCAGCTGTCCAGCAAATTTCACTGGGAAATTTTGTGAAGAGAAAGTCTGGTGTGAAAGTGACCCATGTCCTGAAGCCACCACCTGCATAGATGTTGTGGCAGGATATGTGT GTCTGGCTAATGCAACATTTAATAGTTATGCTGCCATAGAATTTACCACCAACACATCAGTGACCAGAACTCTGAGTAGCCTCCACATGGACTTCAGAACCAGGGATGAAGATGCTGTTTTGCTTCGGGCTGTGGAAGAGGTGGATTCCCTCCAGGTAGCCATTAAGAATTCCTCCCTGCTCGTTGACATCAGGAGCGGGAACAGCATCGAGGGTGTCAGCTTCCTGAGCCCACAGCCCGTCACAGACGGGGCCTGGCACAGCATCTCCGTGTCCATGGAGGAGCCGGCCGCACTCTCCTCCCGGTGGCTGCTCTGCTTGGATGGGTCAGTGAACGTCACTCTGCAGGGGAGCGCCGGCAACTTGGACTTCCTCAAGAACAACGTGTTGGTCGTTCTGGCTGAAAATTTCACCGGCTGCCTGGGCCGGGTGCAGATCGGGGGCATCTTCCTGGCCTTCCCGGCCCCCCGGCCGTACCCACAGCCCGAGCAGTTCCAGCGGGCCAGCCCGGGCAGTGTCCAGCTGGGCTGCTCCGGGGCCGACGTGTGCGCTTCCAGCCCCTGCCTCAACGCCGGCACCTGCGAGGACCTGTTCAACTCCTTccgctgcagctgcagcacggGCTGGGCGGGGCAGCGCTGCGAGGCCAACATCGACgactgccagcccagcccctgtgTCCACGGGGACTGCGTGGATGCCGTGGCAGACTTCCAGTGCGAGTGCTTCCGGGGCTTCATCGGGAAGAGGTGCGACATCAACGTGGACGACTGCGTGCGGCACCAGTGCCTGAACGGAGCCACCTGCATTGATGGCGTTTACGGATACTCCTGCAAGTGCCCCCCTCAGTACTCCGGACCTCGCTGCGA GTGGCCGTTCCCCCCTCAGCAGTGTGGCAAGAACTTCACCTGCCTGAACGGCGGCAGGTGCGTCACCGAGAGCTGGGGAGCCAACTGCTCCTGCAGGCCTGGCTTCACGGGAAGGAA ctgtCAAATCAACATAAACGAGTGTGACCCGAACCCGTGCCAGAACGGGGGCACGTGCCAGGACTCTGAGAACAGATACGAGTGCGTGTGCAGCGCCAGCTACACCGGCGAGCGCTGCGACATCAAC aaagGGACTCCAGGtgctctcttcccctccccactaATTGAAGTAGCTGTCCCTGTAGcctgtggctctgtgctgctcctcagtATTGGTCTCATATTCATGATTCTCACGGCAAGGAAGAGGCGCCAGTCCGAGGGGACCTACAGCCCGAGCCagcaggaggtggcaggagcTCGGCTGGAGATGGACAGTGTCCTAAAGGTGCCACCCGAAGAGCGCTTAATCTag
- the CRB2 gene encoding protein crumbs homolog 2 isoform X4 codes for MGTNCELLYDACIKHDCPAHMTCTRTPGLLEYECVCMPGSAGADCDSVDECESSPCTDPRFECVDSTMGYTCRCQPGPSGEGCQTESSVCSSRPCLNNGTCVEAPGGYRCLCQPGFSGAACGDDIDECASGPCRNGAICRDRAGEYSCFCVPGFQGSNCEIDIDECASRPCRNHGTCLNHMDHYECRCAPGYTGVNCDTEIDECASDPCQNGALCNDHVGFYTCTCAPGYQGTQCEMDINECESQPCQNNGTCHDLINSYRCDCSDTGFEGAHCELDILECASDPCRNSATCLEGTKGYSCACWPGYTGQDCEEDVDECVTEPCHNGGLCLERSNPAHYGTQPHFPSNFSYSQAAGFLCQCQPGFTGETCFTNINECESQPCQNRGLCHDLVNGFLCQCLPGYSGVECAVNINECEEGPCKNGAVCEDGIADYSCHCAPGQDGITWGGKNCSVQLTGCQTHDCQNEALCIPTYQAESHGYLCQCQPGFYDATCSTPTTFSFASRGYLLVELPENSESRRGAGAASVSLRFRTTLPSAVLFYRGREAEYLFLELLDGILHAELKREDVGYSLLLEGLRVDDGQWHKVEVVVHSTVQLKLWHGSCEAGVCLQSSPVPPGTALIPQAFLNLYIGGAEDPMANNTRSQQGFVGCLEDLQVDTEAVLPADLPLGEKSPVKPGCDRTEWCLSQPCFHGGLCVDLWATFRCDCARPYGGPACSYEHPAATFGLENSTSFASFTLSDSLGADFNLSFFLRSRKPDGLLLQICNGTGPCLTLYLRDGQLSIEMSPMDTVTLPGNVADGRRHLVALSFQGGSVGALQSDTHVELGTLPAQALVAGSEVFIGGHPNPESAELWGGYFKGCLQDIQLNSHQIQFFQVENDSLPEELNRTQTGNLVNGCISDDTCKSEPCQNGGRCIVTWNDFHCSCPANFTGKFCEEKVWCESDPCPEATTCIDVVAGYVCLANATFNSYAAIEFTTNTSVTRTLSSLHMDFRTRDEDAVLLRAVEEVDSLQVAIKNSSLLVDIRSGNSIEGVSFLSPQPVTDGAWHSISVSMEEPAALSSRWLLCLDGSVNVTLQGSAGNLDFLKNNVLVVLAENFTGCLGRVQIGGIFLAFPAPRPYPQPEQFQRASPGSVQLGCSGADVCASSPCLNAGTCEDLFNSFRCSCSTGWAGQRCEANIDDCQPSPCVHGDCVDAVADFQCECFRGFIGKRCDINKGTPGALFPSPLIEVAVPVACGSVLLLSIGLIFMILTARKRRQSEGTYSPSQQEVAGARLEMDSVLKVPPEERLI; via the exons ATGGGCACAAACTGTGAACTCCTCTATGATGCTTGCATTAAACATGACTGTCCTGCCCACATGACCTGCACCCGGACTCCAGGACTCCTGGAATATGAATGTGTGTGTATGCCTGGCTCCGCAGGTGCTGACTGTGACAGTGTTGATGAGTGTGAGAGCAGCCCTTGCACAGACCCTCGATTTGAATGTGTGGATAGCACAATGGGATACACCTGTAGATGCCAGCCGGGCCCCAGTGGAGAAGGCTGCCAGACAGAAAGCTCCGTGTGCTCCAGCCGCCCCTGCCTGAACAACGGCACGTGTGTGGAAGCTCCGGGCGGGTACCGCTGCCTCTGCCAGCCCGGCTTCAGCGGGGCCGCGTGCGGGGACGACATCGACGAGTGCGCGTCAGGGCCGTGCCGGAACGGGGCCATCTGCAGGGACAGGGCGGGCGAGTACAGCTGCTTCTGCGTGCCCGGCTTCCAGGGCTCCAACTGCGAGATCGACATCGACGAGTGCGCGTCCCGGCCCTGCCGCAACCACGGCACCTGCCTCAACCACATGGACCACTACGAGTGCCGCTGCGCGCCCGGATACACAG gtGTGAACTGTGATACTGAAATAGATGAATGTGCTTCAGACCCTTGCCAGAATGGGGCCTTGTGCAATGATCATGTTGGGTTCTACACCTGCACCTGTGCACCAGGTTATCAAGGAACCCAGTGTGAGATGGACATCAATGAATGTGAGAGCCAGCCTTGCCAGAACAACGGGACATGTCATGACCTCATTAACAG CTACCGTTGTGACTGCAGTGACACCGGCTTCGAGGGGGCCCACTGCGAGCTGGACATCCTGGAGTGTGCCTCCGACCCCTGCCGCAACAGTGCCACGTGCCTGGAGGGAACCAAGGGCTacagctgtgcctgctggcCAG GTTACACTGGGCAGGACTGTGAGGAGGATGTGGATGAGTGTGTGACAGAGCCCTGTCACAACGGTGGCCTGTGCCTGGAGCGCTCCAACCCAGCCCATTACGGGACACAGCCCCACTTCCCCAGCAACTTCAGCTACAGCCAAGCAGCTGGGttcctgtgccagtgccagccaGGCTTTACAG GGGAGACCTGCTTTACCAACATCAACGAGTGCgagtcccagccctgccagaaCAGAGGGCTCTGCCATGACCTGGTGAATGGCTTCCTCTGCCAGTGCCTGCCTGGTTATTCAG GTGTGGAGTGTGCTGTTAACATCAATGAGTGTGAGGAGGGTCCCTGCAAGAATGGAGCTGTCTGTGAGGATGGCATTGCTGACTATTCCTGCCACTGTGCCCCTGGCCAGGATGGCATTACATGGGGAGGGAAGAACTGCTCTGTCCAGCTCACTGGGTGCCAGACACACGACTGCCAAAACGAGGCCTTGTGCATCCCAACTTACCAAGCTGAGAGCCACGGctacctgtgccagtgccagcctggTTTCTATGATGCCACATGCTCGACACCAACAAcgttttcctttgcttccagaGGGTATCTCCTCGTTGAGCTGCCCGAGAACAGTGAGAGCAGGAggggtgcaggagcagccagcgTGTCCCTCCGCTTCCGAACCACCTTGCCCAGCGCTGTCCTTTTTTACCGAGGCCGTGAAGCTGAGTACTTGTTCCTGGAGCTCTTGGATGGCATCCTGCATGCAGAGCTGAAGAGGGAGGATGTTGGGTACTCGCTGCTCCTGGAGGGGCTGAGAGTGGACGATGGCCAGTGGCATAAAGTAGAAGTTGTTGTGCACAGCACGGTGCAGCTGAAGCTCTGGCACGGCTCTTGTGAGGCCGGGGtctgcctgcagagctctcctgtcCCACCAGGCACTGCTTTGATCCCACAAGCCTTCCTGAATCTGTATATTGGAGGTGCTGAGGATCCAATGGCCAACAACACACGGAGCCAGCAAGGCTTTGTGGGCTGCTTGGAAGACTTGCAGGTGGACACTGAGGCTGTGCTGCCGGCGGATCTGCCGCTGGGGGAGAAGTCCCCAGTGAAGCCGGGCTGTGACCGCACTGAGTGgtgcctctcccagccctgcttccacGGAGGGCTCTGTGTGGACCTTTGGGCCACCTTCAGGTGTGACTGTGCCAGGCCCTACGGAGGCCCAGCTTGCTCGTATG aGCACCCAGCAGCAACATTTGGCTTAGAGAATTCCACCAGCTTTGCCTCTTTCACCCTTTCTGACAGCCTTGGTGCAGACTTCAacctctcctttttcctgcGGAGCCGGAAGCCCGACGGTTTGTTACTGCAGATCTGCAATGGGACAGGCCCCTGCCTCACCCTGTACCTGAGGGATGGCCAGCTGAGCATAGAGATGTCACCCATGGACACTGTGACCTTGCCAGGGAATGTGGCTGATGGGAGAAGGCATTTGGTAGCCCTGTCCTTCCAGGGAGGCTCTGTTGGTGCCCTGCAGTCAGACACACATGTGGAGCTGGGGACACTGCCAGCACAAGCCCTGGTAGCTGGCTCGGAAGTGTTTATTGGGGGGCACCCAAACCCCGAAAGTGCTGAGCTGTGGGGGGGCTATTTCAAGGGCTGTTTGCAGGACATCCAACTCAACAGCCACCAGATACAGTTTTTCCAGGTGGAGAATGACAGTCTGCCAGAGGAACTCAATAGGACTCAGACTGGAAATCTTGTGAATGGCTGCATCTCTGATGATACCTGCAAG tctgaGCCATGTCAGAATGGTGGCAGATGCATTGTCACTTGGAATGATTTCCATTGCAGCTGTCCAGCAAATTTCACTGGGAAATTTTGTGAAGAGAAAGTCTGGTGTGAAAGTGACCCATGTCCTGAAGCCACCACCTGCATAGATGTTGTGGCAGGATATGTGT GTCTGGCTAATGCAACATTTAATAGTTATGCTGCCATAGAATTTACCACCAACACATCAGTGACCAGAACTCTGAGTAGCCTCCACATGGACTTCAGAACCAGGGATGAAGATGCTGTTTTGCTTCGGGCTGTGGAAGAGGTGGATTCCCTCCAGGTAGCCATTAAGAATTCCTCCCTGCTCGTTGACATCAGGAGCGGGAACAGCATCGAGGGTGTCAGCTTCCTGAGCCCACAGCCCGTCACAGACGGGGCCTGGCACAGCATCTCCGTGTCCATGGAGGAGCCGGCCGCACTCTCCTCCCGGTGGCTGCTCTGCTTGGATGGGTCAGTGAACGTCACTCTGCAGGGGAGCGCCGGCAACTTGGACTTCCTCAAGAACAACGTGTTGGTCGTTCTGGCTGAAAATTTCACCGGCTGCCTGGGCCGGGTGCAGATCGGGGGCATCTTCCTGGCCTTCCCGGCCCCCCGGCCGTACCCACAGCCCGAGCAGTTCCAGCGGGCCAGCCCGGGCAGTGTCCAGCTGGGCTGCTCCGGGGCCGACGTGTGCGCTTCCAGCCCCTGCCTCAACGCCGGCACCTGCGAGGACCTGTTCAACTCCTTccgctgcagctgcagcacggGCTGGGCGGGGCAGCGCTGCGAGGCCAACATCGACgactgccagcccagcccctgtgTCCACGGGGACTGCGTGGATGCCGTGGCAGACTTCCAGTGCGAGTGCTTCCGGGGCTTCATCGGGAAGAGGTGCGACATCAAC aaagGGACTCCAGGtgctctcttcccctccccactaATTGAAGTAGCTGTCCCTGTAGcctgtggctctgtgctgctcctcagtATTGGTCTCATATTCATGATTCTCACGGCAAGGAAGAGGCGCCAGTCCGAGGGGACCTACAGCCCGAGCCagcaggaggtggcaggagcTCGGCTGGAGATGGACAGTGTCCTAAAGGTGCCACCCGAAGAGCGCTTAATCTag